From a region of the Helianthus annuus cultivar XRQ/B chromosome 5, HanXRQr2.0-SUNRISE, whole genome shotgun sequence genome:
- the LOC110942604 gene encoding uncharacterized protein LOC110942604, translating to MGRGAYRTADSFSGKWGAMRLKISNFNNIYNNLVNNTRRRSGASDVDVLTEAHNEYRMHHGHMFTLVTTWELLRKSPKWHLVPPFDPTRPRSKRSKSTSTTEPSGSDARTVINLNEDADEFEEPQERQELPCPTGRDKSKAKARGKNTKSDGPSKISEFQADLKQIISIREKDQQMRMEKQIARDMDFLTKDLSHLPEEDQVILEARKAQIRAKYM from the coding sequence ATGGGTCGTGGCGCGTATCGAACCGCCGACTCTTTTTCGGGAAAGTGGGGTGCTATGAGGCTGAAGATTAGTAACTTCAACAACATATACAATAACCTCGTCAATAACACTCGTAGGAGAAGTGGTGCGAGCGACGTCGATGTCTTGACAGAAGCCCACAACGAGTATAGAATGCACCATGGGCATATGTTTACGTTGGTAACCACATGGGAGCTTCTTCGAAAATCTCCAAAGTGGCATCTTGTGCCACCGTTCGACCCAACCCGCCCTAGATCCAAACGGTCCAAATCGACATCCACCACCGAACCATCTGGGTCCGATGCTCGTACAGTAATTAATCTAAACGAGGATGCTGACGAGTTTGAAGAACCACAAGAAAGACAAGAGCTGCCTTGTCCAACTGGTAGGGATAAAAGTAAAGCCAAGGCACGTGGAAAGAATACTAAATCAGATGGCCCGTCAAAGATTAGCGAGTTCCAGGCAGATCTCAAGCAAATAATATCCATTAGGGAAAAAGACCAACAAATGagaatggagaaacaaattgCGAGAGACATGGACTTTCTCACAAAGGATCTATCACATCTACCAGAGGAGGACCAAGTCATTTTGGAGGCTCGTAAGGCACAAATTCGGGCcaaatatatgtag